The following are encoded together in the Parabacteroides chongii genome:
- the atpA gene encoding F0F1 ATP synthase subunit alpha yields MTDQIKVSEVSAILRQQLEGIQTSIQLEEVGTVLQVSDGVARIYGLDNAEANELLQFDNGMEAIVMNLEEDNVGAVLLGPTDQVKEGDTVKRTRRIASINVNENMIGRVIDPLGNPIDGKGEITGKKYQMPLERKAPGVIFRQPVNEPLQTGIKAVDAMIPIGRGQRELIIGDRQTGKTSIAIDAIINQRSNYEVGKPVYCIYVAIGQKGSTVASLVNTLQEKGAMDYTIVVSATASDPAAMQYFAPFAGAAIGEFFRDSGRHALVVYDDLSKQAVAYREVSLILRRPSGREAYPGDIFYLHSRLLERAAKIINQQEVASEMNDLPESMKDLVKGGGSLTALPIIETQAGDVSAYIPTNVISITDGQIFLETDLFNQGNRPAINVGISVSRVGGNAQLKAMKKVAGTLKIDQAQFRELESFTKFGGEMDAVTAFTIDKGQKNTQLLIQPQYNPMPVEQQIAILYCGTQGLLKEVPLNKVHEFEKAFLQTLITNHQKDVLDVLKSGVINDEVRNILEETAKQLKIES; encoded by the coding sequence ATGACAGACCAGATAAAAGTAAGTGAAGTTTCCGCCATATTACGCCAGCAGCTGGAAGGTATTCAAACCAGTATCCAGCTGGAGGAGGTAGGTACCGTACTCCAGGTGAGCGACGGTGTGGCGCGTATCTACGGACTGGATAATGCCGAGGCCAACGAATTGCTACAGTTCGACAACGGTATGGAGGCTATCGTCATGAACCTGGAAGAAGACAATGTGGGTGCCGTACTGCTCGGCCCGACCGATCAGGTGAAAGAAGGCGATACCGTAAAACGTACTCGCCGTATCGCATCCATCAACGTGAACGAAAATATGATCGGACGTGTAATCGACCCGCTGGGAAACCCGATCGACGGAAAAGGGGAGATTACCGGTAAAAAATACCAGATGCCTCTGGAACGGAAAGCACCGGGCGTGATTTTCCGCCAGCCGGTAAACGAACCGTTGCAGACCGGAATCAAGGCAGTCGATGCCATGATCCCTATCGGACGCGGACAACGTGAGTTGATCATCGGCGACCGCCAGACGGGAAAGACCTCTATCGCCATCGACGCGATCATCAACCAGCGCAGTAATTACGAAGTCGGGAAACCCGTTTATTGTATATACGTTGCAATCGGACAGAAAGGTTCGACCGTGGCTTCCCTGGTCAATACATTACAGGAAAAAGGAGCGATGGACTACACGATCGTGGTCAGCGCTACGGCTTCCGACCCGGCTGCCATGCAGTACTTCGCTCCTTTCGCCGGAGCGGCTATCGGCGAGTTCTTCCGCGACAGCGGACGCCATGCACTGGTCGTTTACGACGACTTGTCCAAACAGGCAGTAGCTTACCGTGAAGTATCTCTGATTCTTCGCCGTCCTTCCGGACGTGAAGCCTATCCGGGTGATATTTTCTATCTGCACTCCCGTTTGCTGGAACGTGCAGCCAAGATCATCAACCAGCAGGAAGTGGCAAGCGAAATGAATGACCTGCCGGAAAGCATGAAAGATCTTGTGAAAGGTGGCGGCTCCCTGACTGCCCTACCGATCATCGAGACACAGGCCGGCGACGTTTCCGCCTATATCCCGACGAACGTGATCTCTATCACCGACGGACAGATATTCCTCGAAACAGACCTGTTCAACCAGGGTAACCGCCCGGCTATCAATGTGGGTATTTCCGTTTCCCGTGTAGGTGGTAACGCCCAGTTGAAAGCGATGAAAAAGGTGGCCGGTACACTGAAGATCGATCAGGCGCAATTCCGCGAGTTGGAATCGTTCACTAAATTCGGCGGCGAGATGGATGCGGTTACGGCCTTCACGATCGATAAAGGACAAAAGAATACACAACTGCTGATACAGCCCCAATACAACCCGATGCCCGTGGAACAGCAAATAGCAATCCTGTACTGCGGTACACAAGGCTTGTTGAAGGAAGTTCCGTTGAATAAAGTACACGAATTTGAGAAGGCATTCCTTCAGACGTTGATCACCAATCATCAGAAGGACGTACTGGATGTATTGAAATCCGGTGTGATAAACGATGAAGTCCGTAATATCCTGGAAGAGACGGCAAAACAATTGAAAATTGAAAGTTGA
- a CDS encoding F0F1 ATP synthase subunit delta, producing MDVGTISSRYVKALFSLAKDKQQETRVYDDMKMLAVSFEQEPGLKAVLDNPIFPEEEKVKLLKTAAGLEVCELFIRFIRLVLQRKRESLLPLMAYIYIHMYRKDKKITRVLFKTPVPVDEATQEHLKERLKKETGNTIEFMGVTRPELIGGFVLRIGNYRIDASYARQLREIRNQLIEKN from the coding sequence ATGGATGTAGGTACAATCTCTTCCCGGTACGTCAAAGCACTCTTTTCACTGGCAAAAGACAAGCAGCAAGAAACCCGGGTATATGATGATATGAAGATGCTGGCCGTCAGTTTCGAGCAGGAGCCGGGACTGAAAGCCGTACTGGATAACCCGATCTTTCCGGAAGAGGAAAAAGTGAAGTTGCTCAAAACGGCTGCCGGACTGGAAGTCTGCGAGCTGTTTATCCGCTTTATCCGCCTGGTACTTCAGCGCAAAAGAGAGAGCTTGCTACCGCTTATGGCATACATTTATATCCATATGTACCGGAAGGATAAAAAGATTACCCGGGTATTATTCAAAACTCCCGTTCCGGTAGACGAAGCTACGCAGGAACATTTGAAGGAACGGCTGAAAAAGGAAACCGGCAATACCATCGAGTTCATGGGAGTGACGAGACCGGAACTGATCGGAGGTTTCGTGCTACGCATCGGTAACTACCGGATAGATGCCAGCTATGCCCGGCAACTCCGGGAGATCAGGAATCAGCTAATCGAAAAAAATTAA
- the atpF gene encoding F0F1 ATP synthase subunit B yields MSLLTPDAGLLFWMILSFGIVFVILSKYGFPVIIKAVEQRKEYIDRSLESARQANEQLAGIQAEGEKILAQAREQQNTILKEALVEKEQIISEARQKASAEAHMQLEEATRRIREEKDKAIREVRTEIADLSVAIAEKVMKEEISRTDEQEKIINGLLDNVSFSKS; encoded by the coding sequence ATGTCATTGCTCACACCAGACGCAGGGCTTTTATTCTGGATGATCCTTTCTTTCGGAATCGTCTTTGTCATTCTTTCCAAGTATGGCTTTCCGGTCATTATCAAGGCCGTGGAACAACGGAAAGAATACATTGATCGTTCCCTTGAATCGGCTCGCCAGGCAAACGAACAGCTTGCCGGCATCCAGGCCGAAGGAGAAAAGATTCTTGCCCAGGCAAGAGAGCAGCAGAATACGATTCTGAAAGAAGCCCTGGTCGAAAAAGAACAGATTATCAGCGAAGCCCGGCAAAAGGCTTCGGCTGAAGCGCATATGCAACTGGAAGAGGCTACCCGGCGCATCCGGGAGGAAAAAGACAAAGCGATCCGCGAAGTCCGCACCGAGATAGCCGACCTGTCCGTTGCCATTGCAGAGAAAGTAATGAAAGAGGAGATCAGCCGCACGGATGAACAGGAAAAGATCATCAACGGACTGCTCGACAATGTTTCGTTTAGTAAATCATAA
- the atpE gene encoding ATP synthase F0 subunit C has protein sequence MLSAILLQAATAGMGIAKLGATVGAGLAAIGAGIGIGLIGKGAVEGISRQPSAAGDIRTSMLIMGALVEGVALFAIVVCFLGLFQ, from the coding sequence ATGTTATCAGCAATTTTATTACAAGCAGCAACAGCCGGTATGGGCATCGCAAAACTTGGAGCAACCGTAGGTGCAGGATTAGCCGCTATCGGCGCAGGTATCGGTATCGGACTGATTGGAAAAGGAGCAGTTGAAGGAATCAGCCGCCAGCCGTCGGCAGCCGGTGATATCCGTACATCCATGCTTATCATGGGTGCGTTGGTGGAAGGTGTCGCCCTGTTTGCGATCGTAGTATGTTTCTTAGGATTGTTCCAATAA
- the atpB gene encoding F0F1 ATP synthase subunit A, with translation MSRIKNNSLLWFTFLLLAWIYFPASAAAESKPGEVDVQDIVFSHIKDAYTWHITEWNGKEISIPLPILLKSEERGWDLFLSSHLHHGNVHHNYYIAEEGDHAGKVVEKNSKGEEVKPLDLSLTKNVCGLLLSCGILLFIILRTARWYKKHPNEAPGGFTGLMEMAVMFIHEGVVKEGIGKEYKPFSSYLLTVFFFILINNLIGIIPVFPGGANITGNITITAVLAVCTFLAVNLFATKAYWKEIFWPNAPIFLKLPLPIMPFVEFFGVFTKPFALMIRLFANIMAGHTIILALTCLIFITASMGTAINGTMTVVSVLFTVFMNCLELLVACLQAYIFTLLSANYIGLAKVRE, from the coding sequence ATGAGCAGAATAAAAAACAATAGCCTGTTATGGTTTACCTTCTTGTTACTGGCGTGGATCTACTTTCCGGCAAGTGCTGCCGCTGAAAGCAAACCGGGTGAGGTGGATGTGCAGGATATCGTTTTTTCTCACATCAAAGACGCTTATACCTGGCATATCACGGAATGGAACGGAAAGGAAATATCCATACCCCTTCCCATCCTGCTGAAAAGTGAAGAGCGCGGATGGGACCTGTTCCTCTCCTCGCATCTGCATCATGGGAATGTGCATCACAACTACTATATTGCAGAAGAAGGCGATCATGCGGGGAAGGTAGTGGAGAAAAACAGCAAAGGAGAAGAAGTCAAACCGCTGGACCTGTCGCTGACCAAAAATGTCTGCGGCCTGTTGCTCAGTTGCGGGATACTGCTTTTCATCATCCTCAGGACAGCCCGATGGTATAAGAAGCATCCGAATGAAGCTCCGGGCGGATTTACGGGATTGATGGAAATGGCGGTCATGTTCATCCACGAAGGAGTGGTGAAGGAAGGGATCGGTAAGGAATACAAGCCTTTCTCCTCATACCTGCTGACGGTGTTCTTCTTTATCCTGATCAATAACCTGATCGGTATCATTCCGGTATTCCCCGGAGGTGCCAACATCACAGGTAATATTACGATCACCGCCGTACTGGCAGTTTGTACCTTCCTGGCAGTAAACTTGTTTGCTACCAAGGCGTACTGGAAAGAGATATTCTGGCCGAATGCCCCTATCTTCCTGAAACTGCCTTTGCCGATCATGCCCTTCGTGGAATTTTTCGGCGTATTCACAAAGCCGTTTGCCCTGATGATCCGTCTGTTTGCCAATATCATGGCAGGGCATACGATCATTCTGGCACTGACTTGCCTGATATTTATCACCGCCTCGATGGGGACAGCTATCAACGGCACGATGACAGTCGTTTCCGTATTGTTCACCGTGTTCATGAACTGCCTCGAACTGTTGGTGGCATGCTTGCAAGCCTATATATTCACCTTACTGTCCGCCAACTATATCGGACTGGCCAAGGTACGGGAATAA
- a CDS encoding F0F1 ATP synthase subunit epsilon — MELEIISPDGILFKGETNYVSFPGTAGSFDVLPHHAPMIAALEAGAIRYQANGKEEQQEINIQSGFVEIKDDILSVCIE, encoded by the coding sequence ATGGAACTGGAAATCATATCCCCCGACGGCATTTTATTCAAAGGAGAAACGAATTATGTATCCTTTCCGGGTACGGCAGGCTCGTTCGACGTGCTGCCTCATCACGCTCCGATGATAGCTGCCCTCGAAGCAGGGGCGATCCGGTACCAGGCAAATGGGAAAGAAGAGCAACAGGAAATAAATATACAGAGCGGATTTGTCGAGATAAAAGACGATATCCTGTCCGTATGCATCGAATAA